A genomic region of Gossypium hirsutum isolate 1008001.06 chromosome D01, Gossypium_hirsutum_v2.1, whole genome shotgun sequence contains the following coding sequences:
- the LOC107921888 gene encoding peroxidase 31, which produces MAFPNLVLLFTLFSFLLLFRSTQSKLSADYYNKTCPKFQNLMQTILAEKQLSAPTTAAATLRVFFHDCFVNGCDSSMLIASNAFNKSERDANVNLSVAGDAFDLITRVKTALELGCPGVVSCSDILAVSARDLVVMVGGPFYEVVLGRKDSRESNPSIVDKNLPKALTPMNELLSLFSSKGFSAEEMVALVGAHTIGFSHCKEFANRIFNFSKTSEFDPAYNPVFAQGLRKLCANYTKSPAMSAFNDVYTPGKFDNMYYKNLQNGLGLLSSDQAMVTDNRTKPFVDRFAANETAFFDTFARSMEKLSVYKVKENNDGDVRRRCDQFNTLQV; this is translated from the coding sequence ATGGCCTTCCCTAATCTTGTCCTCCTTTTCACACTATTTTCGTTCCTCTTACTCTTTCGCTCAACACAATCAAAGCTATCCGCCGATTACTACAACAAAACATGCCCTAAGTTTCAGAACTTAATGCAAACAATCCTAGCAGAAAAGCAACTCAGTGCCCCAACAACCGCCGCAGCCACCCTCCGTGTCTTCTTCCATGACTGTTTTGTTAATGGCTGCGATTCCTCCATGCTTATTGCCTCCAACGCCTTCAACAAATCGGAGCGCGACGCTAACGTTAATCTGTCAGTTGCTGGAGATGCCTTCGACCTTATTACTCGTGTCAAGACTGCTCTTGAGCTTGGATGCCCTGGCGTTGTTTCCTGCTCAGACATTCTCGCCGTTTCAGCTAGAGACCTTGTTGTAATGGTAGGAGGTCCGTTCTATGAAGTAGTTTTGGGGAGAAAAGACAGCAGGGAATCTAATCCCTCGATAGTTGATAAAAACCTTCCGAAAGCTTTAACACCCATGAATGAGTTGCTTTCTCTCTTCTCTTCCAAAGGGTTCTCAGCAGAAGAAATGGTTGCTCTTGTGGGTGCACATACCATTGGTTTCTCCCATTGTAAAGAGTTCGCCAATCGTATATTCAACTTCAGCAAGACTTCTGAGTTTGACCCAGCCTATAATCCTGTTTTCGCACAAGGGTTAAGGAAACTTTGCGCGAATTATACCAAATCTCCAGCAATGTCAGCTTTCAACGATGTGTATACCCCAGGGAAGTTTGATAACATGTATTACAAGAATTTACAAAACGGATTAGGGTTGTTGTCATCTGACCAGGCGATGGTGACTGACAATAGGACTAAGCCATTTGTGGACCGGTTTGCTGCAAACGAGACTGCATTTTTTGATACGTTCGCTCGTTCGATGGAGAAGTTAAGCGTTTATAAAGTCAAGGAAAATAATGATGGGGATGTAAGACGCAGATGCGATCAGTTTAATACACTTCAGGTTTGA